In one Dama dama isolate Ldn47 chromosome 5, ASM3311817v1, whole genome shotgun sequence genomic region, the following are encoded:
- the NBR1 gene encoding next to BRCA1 gene 1 protein isoform X3 produces the protein MEPQVTLNVTFRNETQSFLVSDPENTTWADVEAMVKVSFDLNTIQIKYLDEENEEVSINSQGEYEEALKMAVKQGNQLQMQVHEGYRVVEEALPPIGTEKRPVARTGKKPLAHYSSLVRVLGSDMKTPEDPATQQLPPAPRNPDQPQDKPPDWFTSYLETFREQVVKETVEKLEQKLHEKLVLQNPSLGSCPSEVSMPVSEETLFLPENQFSWHIACSSCQRSIVGVRYQCSLCPSYNICEDCESGPYAHDSNHVLLKLRRPVMGSSEPFSHSRLSTPRLPAALEQARLQKQVDKNFLKAEKQRLRAEKKQRKAEVKELKKQLKLHRKIHLWNSLHGLQSPKSPLSRSESLLQSNTPMLPLQPCAPVMPTLSAAFVDENLPDGTHLQPGTKFIKHWRMKNTGNVKWSTDTKLKFMWGNLTLASTEKKDVLVPCLKAGHVGVVSVEFIAPTLEGTYTSHWRLSHKGQQFGPRVWCSIIVDPFPSTESPDNSEKSMISSSRGDDLTCQQEEAFLAKEEILPGETTEQTEGTGARIPQKAKHAASKRELYIPSVDLLTAQDLLSFELLDINIVQELERVPHNTPVDMTPCMSPLPHDSPLIEKPGLGQIQEESEGAGFKALPDSTVSVKKKAENISSLEEPEDDLSGTQFVCETVIRSLTLDAAPDHKPPCRQKSPQMKFASPEEGPLADEREEIVQIAEEEAAVEEEDELKDEVQSQSSASSEDYIIILPECFDTSRPLGDSMYSSALSQPGLERGAEGEPGIEAGQEPVEAGERPPGGENQPQGHSINDILMTSQTLDTVPLTPEVVGPPPQLPRSPPCAQHHGFPGVDLPVTAPEVSSVPGQIRGELRGSSGLVNSRPKSYDHSRHHHHHHGNSIAGGLVKGALSVAASAYKALFAGPPVTAQPIVSEDQTAALMAHLFEMGFCDRQLNLRLLKKHNYNILQVVTELLQVNNNDWYSHRY, from the exons ATGGAACCACAAGTTACACTAAATGTGACTTTTAGAAATGAAACTCAAAGCTTTCTAGTTTCTGACCCAGAAAATACAACTTGGGCTGATGTGGAAGCTATG GTAAAAGTTTCATTTGATCTGAACACTATTCAAATAAAATACttggatgaggaaaatgaagag GTATCCATCAACAGTCAAG GAGAATATGAAGAAGCACTTAAG ATGGCAGTTAAGCAGGGAAACCAATTGCAGATGCAAGTCCATGAAGGCTATCGTGTTGTCGAGGAAGCCCTACCCCCTATTGGAACAGAAAAACGACCAGTTGCTAGGACAGGAAAGAAGCCACTTGCACATTATTCTTCACTGGTGAGAGTCTTGGGGTCAGACATGAAGACCCCAGAGGATCCTGCAACACAG CAGCTTCCACCTGCTCCACGTAATCCAGACCAGCCTCAAGACAAGCCCCCTGACTGGTTCACAAGCTACCTAGAGACA TTCAGAGAACAAGTGGTTAAAGAAACGGTTGAAAAGCTTGAACAGAAATTACATGAGAAGCTTGTCCTCCAGAATCCATCCTTAGGTTCATGTCCCTCAGAAGTTTCAATGCCTGTTTCAGAGGAGACACTGTTTTTGCCAGAAAACCAGTTCAGCTGGCATATTGCTTGCAGCAGCTGCCAAAGGAGTATCGTAGGTGTGCGCTACCAGTGCAG CCTCTGCCCATCCTACAATATCTGCGAAGATTGTGAATCGGGGCCGTATGCCCATGACTCCAACCATGTCCTGCTGAAGTTGCGGAGACCGGTTATGGGTTCCTCTGAACCGTTTTCTCACTCGAGGTTGTCTACTCCTCGCCTTCCTGCTGCTCTGGAACAGGCCAG gCTCCAGAAGCAAGTTGATAAGAACTTTCTTAAAGCAGAAAAGCAAAGATTGCGGGCTGAGAAGAAACAGCGTAAAGCAGAGGTCAAGGAACTTAAAAAGCAGCTTAAACTCCACAGGAAGATTCATCTATGGAATTCGCTTCATGGGCTGCAGAGCCCCAAGTCTCCTTTGAGCCGATCCGAGAGCCTGCTGCAGTCAAACACCCCGAT GCTCCCTCTGCAACCCTGTGCCCCAGTTATGCCGACACTCAGTGCCGCGTTTGTGGACGAGAATTTGCCTGATGGGACTCACCTCCAGCCAGGAACCAAGTTTATCAAACACTGGAGGATGAAAAATACAGGAAATGTCAAGTGGAGCACAGACACAAAG CTCAAGTTCATGTGGGGAAACCTGACTTTGGCTTCTACCGAAAAGAAGGATGTTTTGGTTCCCTGCCTAAAGGCCGGCCATGTGGGAGTTGTGTCTGTGGAGTTCATTGCCCCAACTTTGGAGGGAACATACACTTCCCATTGGCGTCTTTCTCACAAGGGCCAGCAGTTCGGGCCTCGGGTATGGTGCAGCATCATAGTGGATCCTTTCCCCTCCACAGAGAGCCCGGATAACAGTGAAAAGAGCATGATCAGCTCAAGCAGAGGTGATGATCTCACCTGCCAGCAAGAG GAAGCTTTTCTGGCtaaagaagaaattctgcctgGTGAAACAACTGAGCAGACAGAAGGGACAGGAGCTCGCATCCCACAGAAGGCAAAGCATGCTGCCAGCAAGAGAGAGCTCTACATCCCATCCGTGGACCTTCTGACTGCCCAG gatCTGCTGTCCTTTGAGCTGTTGGATATAAATATTGTCCAAGAGTTGGAGAGAGTGCCCCACAACACTCCTGTGG ATATGACTCCCTGCATGTCTCCTCTGCCACATGACAGTCCTTTAATAGAGAAGCCAGGCTTGGGGCAGATACAGGAAGAGAGTGAAGGGGCGGGATTTAAAGCACTTCCTG ATTCCACAGTGTCAGTAAAGAAAAAGGCCGAGAACATTTCTTCCTTGGAGGAACCAGAAGATGATTTGAGTGGGACCCAGTTTGTATGTGAGACTGTCATCCGATCCCTTACGTTGGATGCCGCCCCGGATCACAAACCACCTTGCAGACAGAAGTCCCCGCAGA TGAAATTTGCCTCACCTGAAGAGGGACCACTTGCAGACGAGAGGGAGGAGATTGTCCAAATTGCTGAAGAAGAGGCTGCTGTGGAGGAAGAGGATGAGCTCAAAGATGAAGTTCAGAGTCAGTCCTCTGCTTCTTCAGAGGACTATATCATCATCCTGCCTGAGTGCTTTGACACCAGCCGCCCCCTGGGGGACTCCATGTACAGCTCTGCACTCTCACAGCCAGGCCTGGAGCGAGGGGCTGAAGGCGAGCCTGGGATTGAGGCTGGGCAGGAACCAGTCGAAGCTGGGGAGAGACCCCCTGGAGGGGAGAACCAGCCACAGGGGCACAGCATCAATGACATCCTTATGACCTCACAGACTCTGGACACAGTGCCCCTAACCCCAGAGGTGGTGGGGCCTCCGCCACAGCTGCCCAG GAGTCCTCCCTGTGCACAGCATCATGGCTTCCCAGGAGTGGATTTACCAGTTACCGCACCAGAAGTttcttcagtccctggtcagatcAGAGGAG AGCTCAGAGGCTCATCAGGACTTGTAAACAGCAGACCGAAGAGCTATGACCACTCAAG gcaccaccaccaccaccacgggaACAGCATTGCTGGGGGACTGGTGAAGGGGGCTTTGTCCGTTGCTGCCTCTGCATACAAGGCCTTGTTTGCTGGACCACCAGTCACTGCACAG CCAATAGTTTCTGAAGATCAGACAGCAGCCCTGATGGCCCATCTCTTTGAAATGGGATTCTGTGACAGGCAGTTGAACCTAAGGTTGCTGAAGAAACACAATTACAACATCCTGCAAGTGGTGACAGAACTCCTTCAGGTCAACAACAACGATTGGTATAGCCACCGCTACTGA
- the NBR1 gene encoding next to BRCA1 gene 1 protein isoform X4: MEPQVTLNVTFRNETQSFLVSDPENTTWADVEAMVKVSFDLNTIQIKYLDEENEEVSINSQGEYEEALKMAVKQGNQLQMQVHEGYRVVEEALPPIGTEKRPVARTGKKPLAHYSSLVRVLGSDMKTPEDPATQQLPPAPRNPDQPQDKPPDWFTSYLETFREQVVKETVEKLEQKLHEKLVLQNPSLGSCPSEVSMPVSEETLFLPENQFSWHIACSSCQRSIVGVRYQCSLCPSYNICEDCESGPYAHDSNHVLLKLRRPVMGSSEPFSHSRLSTPRLPAALEQARLQKQVDKNFLKAEKQRLRAEKKQRKAEVKELKKQLKLHRKIHLWNSLHGLQSPKSPLSRSESLLQSNTPMLPLQPCAPVMPTLSAAFVDENLPDGTHLQPGTKFIKHWRMKNTGNVKWSTDTKLKFMWGNLTLASTEKKDVLVPCLKAGHVGVVSVEFIAPTLEGTYTSHWRLSHKGQQFGPRVWCSIIVDPFPSTESPDNSEKSMISSSRGDDLTCQQEEAFLAKEEILPGETTEQTEGTGARIPQKAKHAASKRELYIPSVDLLTAQDLLSFELLDINIVQELERVPHNTPVDSTVSVKKKAENISSLEEPEDDLSGTQFVCETVIRSLTLDAAPDHKPPCRQKSPQRAESQLHATEEQQPTVLPGFCSKESSLKFASPEEGPLADEREEIVQIAEEEAAVEEEDELKDEVQSQSSASSEDYIIILPECFDTSRPLGDSMYSSALSQPGLERGAEGEPGIEAGQEPVEAGERPPGGENQPQGHSINDILMTSQTLDTVPLTPEVVGPPPQLPRSPPCAQHHGFPGVDLPVTAPEVSSVPGQIRGELRGSSGLVNSRPKSYDHSRHHHHHHGNSIAGGLVKGALSVAASAYKALFAGPPVTAQPIVSEDQTAALMAHLFEMGFCDRQLNLRLLKKHNYNILQVVTELLQVNNNDWYSHRY; the protein is encoded by the exons ATGGAACCACAAGTTACACTAAATGTGACTTTTAGAAATGAAACTCAAAGCTTTCTAGTTTCTGACCCAGAAAATACAACTTGGGCTGATGTGGAAGCTATG GTAAAAGTTTCATTTGATCTGAACACTATTCAAATAAAATACttggatgaggaaaatgaagag GTATCCATCAACAGTCAAG GAGAATATGAAGAAGCACTTAAG ATGGCAGTTAAGCAGGGAAACCAATTGCAGATGCAAGTCCATGAAGGCTATCGTGTTGTCGAGGAAGCCCTACCCCCTATTGGAACAGAAAAACGACCAGTTGCTAGGACAGGAAAGAAGCCACTTGCACATTATTCTTCACTGGTGAGAGTCTTGGGGTCAGACATGAAGACCCCAGAGGATCCTGCAACACAG CAGCTTCCACCTGCTCCACGTAATCCAGACCAGCCTCAAGACAAGCCCCCTGACTGGTTCACAAGCTACCTAGAGACA TTCAGAGAACAAGTGGTTAAAGAAACGGTTGAAAAGCTTGAACAGAAATTACATGAGAAGCTTGTCCTCCAGAATCCATCCTTAGGTTCATGTCCCTCAGAAGTTTCAATGCCTGTTTCAGAGGAGACACTGTTTTTGCCAGAAAACCAGTTCAGCTGGCATATTGCTTGCAGCAGCTGCCAAAGGAGTATCGTAGGTGTGCGCTACCAGTGCAG CCTCTGCCCATCCTACAATATCTGCGAAGATTGTGAATCGGGGCCGTATGCCCATGACTCCAACCATGTCCTGCTGAAGTTGCGGAGACCGGTTATGGGTTCCTCTGAACCGTTTTCTCACTCGAGGTTGTCTACTCCTCGCCTTCCTGCTGCTCTGGAACAGGCCAG gCTCCAGAAGCAAGTTGATAAGAACTTTCTTAAAGCAGAAAAGCAAAGATTGCGGGCTGAGAAGAAACAGCGTAAAGCAGAGGTCAAGGAACTTAAAAAGCAGCTTAAACTCCACAGGAAGATTCATCTATGGAATTCGCTTCATGGGCTGCAGAGCCCCAAGTCTCCTTTGAGCCGATCCGAGAGCCTGCTGCAGTCAAACACCCCGAT GCTCCCTCTGCAACCCTGTGCCCCAGTTATGCCGACACTCAGTGCCGCGTTTGTGGACGAGAATTTGCCTGATGGGACTCACCTCCAGCCAGGAACCAAGTTTATCAAACACTGGAGGATGAAAAATACAGGAAATGTCAAGTGGAGCACAGACACAAAG CTCAAGTTCATGTGGGGAAACCTGACTTTGGCTTCTACCGAAAAGAAGGATGTTTTGGTTCCCTGCCTAAAGGCCGGCCATGTGGGAGTTGTGTCTGTGGAGTTCATTGCCCCAACTTTGGAGGGAACATACACTTCCCATTGGCGTCTTTCTCACAAGGGCCAGCAGTTCGGGCCTCGGGTATGGTGCAGCATCATAGTGGATCCTTTCCCCTCCACAGAGAGCCCGGATAACAGTGAAAAGAGCATGATCAGCTCAAGCAGAGGTGATGATCTCACCTGCCAGCAAGAG GAAGCTTTTCTGGCtaaagaagaaattctgcctgGTGAAACAACTGAGCAGACAGAAGGGACAGGAGCTCGCATCCCACAGAAGGCAAAGCATGCTGCCAGCAAGAGAGAGCTCTACATCCCATCCGTGGACCTTCTGACTGCCCAG gatCTGCTGTCCTTTGAGCTGTTGGATATAAATATTGTCCAAGAGTTGGAGAGAGTGCCCCACAACACTCCTGTGG ATTCCACAGTGTCAGTAAAGAAAAAGGCCGAGAACATTTCTTCCTTGGAGGAACCAGAAGATGATTTGAGTGGGACCCAGTTTGTATGTGAGACTGTCATCCGATCCCTTACGTTGGATGCCGCCCCGGATCACAAACCACCTTGCAGACAGAAGTCCCCGCAGA GGGCAGAATCACAGCTGCACGCCACAGAGGAACAGCAGCCAACTGTGCTGCCTGGGTTCTGCAGTAAGGAGTCTTCTT TGAAATTTGCCTCACCTGAAGAGGGACCACTTGCAGACGAGAGGGAGGAGATTGTCCAAATTGCTGAAGAAGAGGCTGCTGTGGAGGAAGAGGATGAGCTCAAAGATGAAGTTCAGAGTCAGTCCTCTGCTTCTTCAGAGGACTATATCATCATCCTGCCTGAGTGCTTTGACACCAGCCGCCCCCTGGGGGACTCCATGTACAGCTCTGCACTCTCACAGCCAGGCCTGGAGCGAGGGGCTGAAGGCGAGCCTGGGATTGAGGCTGGGCAGGAACCAGTCGAAGCTGGGGAGAGACCCCCTGGAGGGGAGAACCAGCCACAGGGGCACAGCATCAATGACATCCTTATGACCTCACAGACTCTGGACACAGTGCCCCTAACCCCAGAGGTGGTGGGGCCTCCGCCACAGCTGCCCAG GAGTCCTCCCTGTGCACAGCATCATGGCTTCCCAGGAGTGGATTTACCAGTTACCGCACCAGAAGTttcttcagtccctggtcagatcAGAGGAG AGCTCAGAGGCTCATCAGGACTTGTAAACAGCAGACCGAAGAGCTATGACCACTCAAG gcaccaccaccaccaccacgggaACAGCATTGCTGGGGGACTGGTGAAGGGGGCTTTGTCCGTTGCTGCCTCTGCATACAAGGCCTTGTTTGCTGGACCACCAGTCACTGCACAG CCAATAGTTTCTGAAGATCAGACAGCAGCCCTGATGGCCCATCTCTTTGAAATGGGATTCTGTGACAGGCAGTTGAACCTAAGGTTGCTGAAGAAACACAATTACAACATCCTGCAAGTGGTGACAGAACTCCTTCAGGTCAACAACAACGATTGGTATAGCCACCGCTACTGA